The Daucus carota subsp. sativus chromosome 7, DH1 v3.0, whole genome shotgun sequence genome window below encodes:
- the LOC108195370 gene encoding dau c 1 isoallergen Dau c 1.0301-like has protein sequence MGLQKHEQEITSSLSAEKIFNGLIVDVDNIFPKAAPGAYKNVEIKGDGGVGTIKHITLPDGSPITTMTLRTDALDKEACTVQYSIIDGDVLLGLIDKIETHLVVVPNADGGSTTKTTTIFHTKGDAVVPEENIKYSEEQNISVFKAIEAYLIAN, from the exons ATGGGTCTCCAGAAGCACGAACAAGAAATTACCTCCTCTCTGTCAGCAGAAAAAATATTCAATGGATTGATCGTTGATGTTGATAACATTTTCCCCAAGGCCGCTCCGGGAGCTTACAAAAATGTCGAAATCAAAGGTGATGGTGGAGTTGGAACCATCAAACACATCACTCTTCCTGATG GAAGCCCAATCACAACAATGACCCTTAGAACTGATGCCCTTGACAAGGAGGCATGCACAGTCCAATACAGCATCATCGATGGGGACGTTCTGTTGGGACTCATTGACAAAATTGAAACTCATCTTGTCGTTGTGCCAAATGCCGATGGAGGCAGCACCACCAAGACGACGACCATATTCCACACCAAAGGTGATGCTGTGGTCCCAGAAGAGAACATTAAGTATTCCGAGGAGCAGAACATATCCGTATTCAAGGCTATTGAGGCTTATCTCATTGCAAATTAA
- the LOC108195559 gene encoding dau c 1 isoallergen Dau c 1.0301-like codes for MGLQKHEQEITSTLSAEKIFNGLIVDVDAIFPKAAPGAYKNVNIKGDGGVGTIKHITLPDGSPVTTMTLRTDALDKEACTVEYSIIDGDVLLGLIDKVETHLVVVPNADGGSTTKTTTIFHTKGDAVVPEENIKYSEEQNTLVFKAIEAYLIAN; via the exons ATGGGTCTCCAGAAGCACGAACAAGAAATTACCTCCACTCTGTCAGCAGAGAAAATATTCAATGGCTTGATCGTTGATGTTGATGCCATTTTCCCCAAGGCCGCTCCCGGAGCCTACAAAAATGTCAACATCAAAGGTGATGGTGGAGTTGGAACCATCAAACACATCACTCTTCCTGATG GCAGCCCAGTTACAACAATGACCCTTAGAACTGATGCCCTGGACAAGGAGGCATGCACAGTCGAATACAGCATCATCGATGGAGACGTTCTGTTGGGACTCATTGACAAAGTTGAAACTCATCTTGTCGTTGTGCCAAATGCTGACGGAGGGAGCACCACCAAGACTACCACCATATTCCACACCAAAGGTGATGCTGTCGTCCCAGAAGAGAACATTAAGTATTCCGAGGAGCAGAACACATTGGTATTCAAGGCTATTGAGGCCTATCTCATTGCAAATTAA
- the LOC108195625 gene encoding dau c 1 isoallergen Dau c 1.0301-like — MGLQKHQQEITSSLSAEKIFNGLIVDVDNIFPKAAPGAYKNVEIKGDGGVGTIKHITLPDGGPITTMTLRTDALDKEAFTVEYSIIDGDVLLGFIDKVENLLVVVPNADGGSTTKTTTIFHTKGDAVVPEENIKYSQEQNVLVFKAVEAYLIAN, encoded by the exons ATGGGTCTCCAGAAGCACCAACAAGAAATTACCTCCTCTCTGTCAGCAGAAAAAATATTCAATGGATTGATCGTTGATGTTGATAACATTTTCCCCAAGGCCGCTCCGGGAGCTTACAAAAATGTCGAAATCAAAGGTGACGGTGGAGTTGGAACCATCAAACACATCACTCTTCCTGATG GTGGCCCGATCACCACAATGACCCTTAGAACTGATGCCCTCGACAAGGAGGCATTCACAGTCGAATACAGCATCATTGACGGAGATGTTCTGTTGGGATTCATTGACAAGGTTGAAAATCTTCTTGTAGTTGTGCCAAATGCCGACGGAGGCAGCACCACCAAGACTACGACCATATTCCACACAAAAGGCGATGCTGTCGTCCCAGAAGAGAATATTAAGTATTCCCAGGAGCAGAACGTATTGGTATTCAAGGCTGTTGAGGCCTACCTCATTGCTAATTGA
- the LOC108195592 gene encoding dau c 1 isoallergen Dau c 1.0301-like has translation MGLQKHEQEITSSLSAEKIFNGLIVDVDNIFPKAAPGAYKNVEIKGDGGVGTIKHITLPDGSPITTMTLRTDALDKEACTVQYSIIDGDVLLGLIDKIETHLVVVPNADGGSTTKTTTIFHTKGDAVVPEENIKYSEEQNISVFKAIEAYLIAN, from the exons ATGGGTCTCCAGAAGCACGAACAAGAAATTACCTCCTCTCTGTCAGCAGAAAAAATATTCAATGGATTGATCGTTGATGTTGATAACATTTTCCCCAAGGCCGCTCCGGGAGCTTACAAAAATGTCGAAATCAAAGGTGATGGTGGAGT TGGAACCATCAAACACATCACTCTTCCTGATG GAAGCCCAATCACAACAATGACCCTTAGAACTGATGCCCTTGACAAGGAGGCATGCACAGTCCAATACAGCATCATCGATGGGGACGTTCTGTTGGGACTCATTGACAAAATTGAAACTCATCTTGTCGTTGTGCCAAATGCCGATGGAGGCAGCACCACCAAGACGACGACCATATTCCACACCAAAGGTGATGCTGTGGTCCCAGAAGAGAACATTAAGTATTCCGAGGAGCAGAACATATCCGTATTCAAGGCTATTGAGGCTTATCTCATTGCAAATTAA
- the LOC108194357 gene encoding uncharacterized protein LOC108194357 — protein sequence MASNNFSLSIPTFKGDHFNSWAIKMKSYLKAMSLWETIESDVELTILPQNPTAAQIKKRDEEAAREAKALSCIHSAVSDGIFTSIMTCESPKEAWSTLKEEFEGNAKTKLMQVLNLKREFEMQRMKGNETIKEYVSKLMSIVNQIRLFGESFVSERVVDKILVSVPEKYESKISSLEDSKDLSKITLVELVNALSAVDQRRLMREEENGGKTEGLLLAKSSFAKATSNKVQCNHCHKIGHEEKDCWNKGRPQCFKCKRYGHLAKNCRFQGDEEIMAQLMEAEPLL from the coding sequence atggcGTCAAATAATTTTTCCCTTTCGATACCTACATTCAAAGGAGATCATTTTAATTCATGGGCTATCAAAATGAAATCATATTTGAAAGCTATGAGTCTGTGGGAAACGATTGAAAGTGATGTTGAATTAACCATTCTTCCACAAAATCCAACCGCAGCTCAAATCAAAAAACGTGACGAGGAAGCAGCAAGAGAAGCAAAGGCACTCTCATGTATTCATTCGGCGGTGTCGGATGGAATCTTTACAAGTATCATGACTTGTGAGTCACCAAAAGAGGCATGGAGCACGTTAAAGGAAGAGTTTGAAGGAAATGCTAAAACAAAGTTGATGCAAGTTTTGAATCTCAAACGAGAATTCGAGATGCAGCGGATGAAGGGGAACGAAACTATTAAGGAATATGTGAGTAAGCTTATGAgcattgttaatcaaataaggTTGTTTGGTGAATCATTTGTCAGCGAGAGGGTTGTTGATAAAATTCTGGTGAGTGTTCCTGAAAAATATGAGTCTAAAATATCCTCACTTGAAGATTCCAAAGACCTATCCAAAATAACCCTAGTGGAATTAGTCAATGCTCTTAGTGCCGTAGATCAAAGGAGATTAATGAGGGAGGAAGAAAATGGAGGAAAAACTGAAGGACTCCTATTAGCGAAAAGTTCCTTTGCAAAAGCCACAAGTAACAAAGTTCAATGCAACCACTGTCATAAGATTGGTCACGAAGAAAAGGACTGCTGGAACAAAGGAAGGCCACAATGCTTCAAATGCAAGAGATATGGACACTTGGCAAAGAATTGTAGATTTCAAGGTGATGAAGAAATCATGGCACAACTGATGGAGGCAGAACCTCTACTTTAG